One window of Nicotiana tomentosiformis chromosome 11, ASM39032v3, whole genome shotgun sequence genomic DNA carries:
- the LOC138902011 gene encoding uncharacterized protein, translated as MTATRKLTYSAGSQSTKQTMVDVVKGLPIQCWIEKKLGRIASLLGKPICTDKLTVRCERISYARVLIEMDITQPFPDELSIEKADGSIWEQKADFEWKPKFCMDCDQFGHNTDACE; from the exons ATGACGGCGACGAGGAAATTAACCTATTCAGCTGGGTCTCAGAGTACAAAGCAGACCATGGTAGATGTGGTTAAGG GGTTGCCTATTCAGTGTTGGATTGAGAAAAAACTAGGAAGAATTGCCAGTCTACTAGGCAAACCAATATGCACTGATAAACTTACAGTCCGATGTGAGAGAATATCCTATGCCAGAGTATTGATTGAGATGGATATCACGCAACCTTTCCCAGATGAGTTGTCTATTGAGAAAGCAGATGGGAGTATATGGGAACAGAAAGCAGACTTTGAATGGAAGCCAAAATTCTGTATGGACTGCGATCAGTTTGGGCATAATACTGATGCTTGTGAATAA